From Blastocatellia bacterium:
CTCGAAGAAGCTGACGAGCTGCTTCTTGCCGTTCTCGTAAAGCTCGAAGTCGTCCTTGGTGAGCCCTTTGACGACGCGCCCCGTCTTGTCGGTGACGACGACATCGATCTGCACCAGCTCGGTGCTGATGCGCACCGGCTGATCTTCGCCCGCCTTCTGCGTCTGCGGCCATACAGAGCCGCATAACGCCATGAGAAGCAGGCCAATCATGATGAGCCTTCGCATAGATGCCTCCAAAGGATTGGACAGCGGGCGTGGTAAAAGGAAACCGCATTATATCACCAGCCTCGCCGGCCGGGAGAACAAATCAGAAGGGTGACGAGCGTTTTATCCGGCGCGCCGACAAACCCATTCGTTGAATGCGGCCCGGCGGCTTTCTTCCAATTTTTCGTAAAAACTTCCAGAATCTTGGATATTTCTCGCGGCGATCAGCCGGCCGATTTTGACCAAAAGCTTGCCCGGCTAGGGTTTGCCCGCCGGCTCGCGTCGCGGTATCGCGATTGCTATGTGTAAAGCCGCACATCCTTAGAATCTCTACCATTCTGTTCTGAACTTTGAGGCGAGGTCGTTACCCGGGCACGGTGGCGGCCTCCAATTTTTTCTTCGGGATTCGGCGAGCCGGCGCATGGTCAAGGTTCCACTTCATTCGCGCTATCATTTCGCATAGAATATCTCGCTGTCGGTTCACCACGCTTATCAGATGGCACCCGGCTCTCGACTGCCGCGCGCGATCTGAGCGTTGAGTTTCGGAGGACGGTGATGACATTACAAACAACGCTGTTTCGCAGTTGCGCCCTGGCTTTGGCCCTTGTCGGGCTGGCCGCCGCCGCCGAGGCGCAATCGGACAATGCGCCGAGGCGCTCGGCGACCGTAGACAGCACGGGGATCGGAAGCATCTCCGGCCATGTGACGCTGCCCTCGGGCCATTCGATCAACAACCGCGTGCGGATTACGCTGACGACGCTGAACGATCCCGGCCTGGCGGGCTTCACAGACAATAACGGCAGCTTCACCTTCAGCAACCTGCGGGCGGGCAATTACAGCATTGAAGTCGTCGGTGACGCCAAGCTCTACGAGCCGACGACCGAGCAGGTCTTCCTGCCGCGCGGCGCGAGCATTACCGTGACCATCGCGCTACGCGAAAAAAGCAGCGCGGCAGAGAAGAACCTCACCGGCAACGTGGTTTCGACGGCAGAGTCGGACGAAAAAGTGCCGGAGGCTGCGAGGAAGCAATACGAGCAGGCGACTCGCCTGGCCAGCGATGGCAAGCTCGCCGAGTCGGTCGAAGCGTTCAAGCGGGCGCTGGCCATCTTTCCAAATTATCTGCGAGCGCACAACGACCTGGGAGCGCAATACCTCAAGCTCAAGCAACTGGACGCGGCGGTCGCCGAGTTCGAGGCGGCGCTCGACATCAATCCGAAGGTGTTCAACCCCAGGCTCAATTTAGGCATCGCCCACCTTGAGCAGAATAATCTCTCGGAAGCGCTGGGGCAGTTCACCCAGGCGATTTCGCTCGACAGCTCTTCAGCCGCCGCGCATCTTTATCTCGGCGTCACGCTGGAAAAGACCGACGAGCTGGAGCGCGCCGAACGCGAGCTGCGCTCGGCGCTGTCGCTCGGCGGCCAGCCTTTCGCGGTGGCGCATTTCCATCTCGCACAGGTGCAGATGAAGAAGGGCGACAAGGAACAGACGGTCAACGAGCTGACGCTCTTTCTGAAAGAGTCGCCTGATAACGAGCTGGCCGGGCGCGCGCGCCGCATACTGGATGAGCTGAAACAGCAATAAGGATGGCCGGCGAGGCTGCCGTTGTGTCGAGTCCGGCAAGGCGTTCGCCGGCGCATTTCCAATTTTTCGTAAATACTTCCAGAATCTCGGAAACGCGCTCACCGTCGCGCGCCGCGCATTATCCCCTAAAAGCTTTTAAGGCTATAACTTGAGACGGCGCATGGGTTACGGTATCGCGATTGCTATGTATAAAGTCGCACATCCTTAGAATCTCTACCATTCTGTTCTGAACTTGGGGTGAGGTCGCTATTCGGGCACGATGGCGACCTCCAATTTTTTTGCCCCGCCATCTATTGCACCTGTTGAACGTAGATCAGTGAAGGTAGGCACGGACTGGCCCATTGTGCCGTGAATTGTGCCGTAACCTCCCGGCATCCTATTGGAGAGGGCTTCAAGCGCATTCCGCTTCGCTTCTATTCTGATGTGGCTGTAGCGATCTAGCATTTTGCGCGAGACGTGCCCGGCGATGGACATGATGGTTTGGTCGCTGGCTCCCGACTCGGCAAGCTCAGTAATGGCATGGTGTCGGAGGTCGTGGAATCGCAGGCCAGCTAGACCCGCTTTTTCTGTCAGTCTGTGCCA
This genomic window contains:
- a CDS encoding tetratricopeptide repeat protein codes for the protein MTLQTTLFRSCALALALVGLAAAAEAQSDNAPRRSATVDSTGIGSISGHVTLPSGHSINNRVRITLTTLNDPGLAGFTDNNGSFTFSNLRAGNYSIEVVGDAKLYEPTTEQVFLPRGASITVTIALREKSSAAEKNLTGNVVSTAESDEKVPEAARKQYEQATRLASDGKLAESVEAFKRALAIFPNYLRAHNDLGAQYLKLKQLDAAVAEFEAALDINPKVFNPRLNLGIAHLEQNNLSEALGQFTQAISLDSSSAAAHLYLGVTLEKTDELERAERELRSALSLGGQPFAVAHFHLAQVQMKKGDKEQTVNELTLFLKESPDNELAGRARRILDELKQQ